The following are encoded together in the Silurus meridionalis isolate SWU-2019-XX chromosome 2, ASM1480568v1, whole genome shotgun sequence genome:
- the LOC124375653 gene encoding macrophage mannose receptor 1-like has protein sequence MDHRLIVFLLIFTGILPLVLSVDRKYFLINEKKSWSDAQAYCQANYTDLATIDTSNDTVNIQKEAVAKAFYSRAWIGLYTEINKWLWSFENEQIVNFTSWNVVDPNNLLGDEWCGFIYLGKWYDAPCEWQLQSVCFDGRENATDRYILITQLKTWYDAQSYCRQKYTDLASARNATENSIIAGKNLGVFVWFGLCRDPWKWSDQTSNVSILKWWAGDANDYLQNKSCGFLYGGLADQAQCSNVMPFFCYEFPTQKQILKVKVKSSQDVNDPATLASIFEKINQTLVDHRMAETITVKWRQQSDGVVFHKEKENVTKIGQGHM, from the exons ATGGATCACCGTCTGATTGTATTCCTGCTGATTTTTACAG GGATTCTTCCTCTCGTCCTGTCTGTCGATCGTAAGTACTTCCTGATCAATGAAAAGAAGTCTTGGAGTGATGCTCAAGCTTATTGCCAAGCAAATTACACTGACCTGGCTACCATCGACACCAGTAACGACACGGTCAACATTCAGAAGGAAGCAGTGGCAAAGGCATTCTATTCCAGGGCTTGGATTGGACTGTACACGGAGATCAACAAGTGGCTGTGGTCGTTTGAAAATGAGCAGATTGTTAATTTTACATCCTGGAATGTTGTAGATCCTAACAACTTGTTAGGAGATGAGTGGTGTGGCTTCATATATCTAGGGAAATGGTATGATGCACCATGTGAATGGCAGTTACAATCTGTGTGTTTTGATG GCAGGGAGAATGCCACTGACAGGTACATTTTAATCACTCAGCTTAAGACGTGGTATGACGCTCAGAGCTACTGTAGGCAGAAGTACACAGACCTGGCCAGTGCAAGAAATGCAACAGAAAACTCAATTATAGCGGGAAAAAACTTGGgggtttttgtttggtttggtcTCTGCAGAGACCCCTGGAAATGGTCAGATCAGACCAGCAACGTATCCATCCTTAAATGGTGGGCTGGAGATGCTAATGATTACTTGCAGAATAAAAGTTGTGGCTTCTTGTATGGTGGTCTGGCTGATCAAGCCCAGTGCTCAAATGTAATGCCTTTCTTCTGTTACG AATTCCCAACTCAAAAGCAGATCCTAAAAGTGAAGGTCAAGTCCAGTCAGGATGTGAACGATCCTGCAACATTGGCATCCATCTTTGAGAAG ATCAACCAGACACTGGTGGATCACAGAATGGCTGAGACCATCACTGTGAAATGGAGACAGCAATCAGATGGAGTGGTGTTtcacaaagaaaaggaaaatgttacTAAAATTGGACAAGGACACATGTGA